From the Burkholderia ubonensis genome, one window contains:
- a CDS encoding ABC transporter ATP-binding protein/permease: MTQSTHTAPDAPQDERPVSAWSLIKPYWVSSEWKVAWGLLVTIVVINLCVVWINVKLNQWNAQFYNALQAKNVHDFPGLLMQFSALAFGFIILAVYGRYLRQMLGFRWRQWLTNRFLNEWLGDRAFYRIERDRLADNPDQRITDDLQSFATTTLSLSLDLLSTIVTLVSFITILWSLAGALTFTLGGTPIAIPGYMVWAAALYAVVGSLIIQKVGHPLVSINYQQQRVEADFRFGLIRVRENAEQIAFYDGEQTETGNARNLFMRIRDNWWRVMKYTKRLTFVLSFYGQIAIIFPLVVAAPRYFAGAFSFGVLMQISSAFNTVSDSFSWFINSYSTLVEWRATVNRLREFKRVMRASHLKESVSPATEHGGINLHYVDSERLSTSSLKLALPNGNALADIGSVTIEPGSRWLVIGKSGSGKSTFMRALAGLWPFGDGAIDAPVSARMMFVPQTSYLPIGTLKAALTYPATADAYSDDACRDALRACRLEEYVDRLGETAHWTRVLSPGEQQRLAGARVLLHKPDFLFLDEATSALDADNEARLYHLFNERLPQAAIVSIAHRESLAAYHGGTINVERVSDSDKVAA, encoded by the coding sequence ATGACCCAATCGACCCATACCGCCCCCGACGCGCCGCAGGACGAGCGCCCGGTTTCCGCGTGGAGCCTCATCAAGCCCTACTGGGTCTCGTCCGAATGGAAAGTCGCGTGGGGATTGCTCGTCACGATCGTCGTGATCAATCTCTGCGTCGTCTGGATCAACGTCAAGCTGAACCAGTGGAACGCGCAGTTCTACAACGCGCTGCAGGCGAAGAACGTCCACGACTTCCCCGGTCTGCTGATGCAGTTCTCGGCGCTCGCGTTCGGCTTCATCATCCTCGCCGTGTATGGACGCTACCTGCGCCAGATGCTCGGGTTCCGCTGGCGGCAATGGCTGACCAACCGCTTTCTGAACGAATGGCTCGGCGATCGCGCGTTCTACCGGATCGAGCGCGACCGCCTCGCCGACAACCCCGACCAGCGGATTACCGACGACCTGCAATCGTTCGCGACGACGACGCTCTCGCTGTCGCTCGACTTGCTGTCGACGATCGTCACGCTGGTGTCGTTCATCACGATCCTGTGGTCGCTCGCCGGCGCGCTGACGTTCACGCTCGGCGGCACGCCGATCGCAATTCCCGGCTACATGGTGTGGGCGGCCGCGCTGTACGCGGTGGTCGGCTCGCTGATCATCCAGAAGGTCGGCCATCCGCTCGTGTCGATCAACTACCAGCAGCAGCGCGTCGAGGCGGACTTCCGCTTCGGGCTGATCCGCGTGCGCGAGAACGCCGAGCAGATCGCGTTCTACGACGGCGAGCAGACCGAGACCGGCAACGCGCGAAACCTGTTCATGCGCATCCGCGACAACTGGTGGCGCGTGATGAAGTACACGAAGCGGCTCACGTTCGTGCTGAGCTTCTACGGGCAGATCGCGATCATCTTCCCGCTCGTCGTGGCCGCGCCGCGCTACTTCGCGGGCGCGTTCTCGTTCGGCGTGCTGATGCAGATCTCGTCCGCGTTCAACACCGTCAGCGACTCGTTCTCGTGGTTCATCAACAGTTACAGCACGCTCGTCGAATGGCGCGCGACCGTCAACCGTCTGCGCGAATTCAAGCGCGTGATGCGCGCGTCGCACCTGAAGGAAAGCGTGTCGCCCGCGACCGAGCACGGCGGCATCAACCTGCATTACGTCGATAGCGAGCGTCTGTCGACGTCGTCGCTCAAGCTCGCGCTGCCGAACGGCAACGCGCTCGCCGACATCGGCAGCGTCACGATCGAGCCCGGCTCGCGCTGGCTCGTGATCGGCAAGTCGGGCTCCGGCAAGAGCACGTTCATGCGTGCGCTCGCGGGGCTATGGCCGTTCGGCGACGGCGCGATCGACGCGCCGGTCAGCGCGCGGATGATGTTCGTGCCGCAGACGAGCTACCTGCCGATCGGCACGCTGAAGGCCGCGCTCACCTATCCGGCCACGGCCGACGCTTACAGCGACGACGCATGCCGCGACGCGCTGCGCGCGTGCCGGCTCGAGGAGTACGTCGACCGGCTCGGCGAGACCGCGCACTGGACCCGCGTACTGTCGCCGGGCGAGCAGCAGCGTCTTGCCGGCGCGCGCGTGCTGCTGCACAAGCCGGACTTCCTGTTCCTCGACGAAGCGACGAGCGCGCTCGACGCCGACAACGAAGCGCGCCTCTATCACCTGTTCAACGAGCGGCTGCCGCAGGCCGCGATCGTCAGCATCGCGCACCGCGAATCGCTCGCGGCGTACCACGGCGGCACGATCAACGTCGAACGCGTGAGCGACAGCGACAAGGTCGCCGCGTAG